Proteins encoded together in one Cardiocondyla obscurior isolate alpha-2009 linkage group LG07, Cobs3.1, whole genome shotgun sequence window:
- the Not gene encoding ubiquitin carboxyl-terminal hydrolase 22, protein MSDHGCIHLNNFKAAKGIQPYKVIHSYFVTSTSTEARIRKAVSCLCHTCKTYKDRLHSCLHCIFFGCYVKGHIQEHAKTKKHFLAVDLSYGNILCFQCGDYVYDRELLNVAKVQWSESAKSLSFGEFYRTWEPTQIEAELLRKHPRRRRVVENSTIGLRGLINLGNTCFVNCIVQALIHTPLLRDYFLADRHHCPQPSRCLVCEVSHLFQEFYSGNKAPLTLHKLLHLIWTHVRHLAGYEQQDAHEFFIATLDVLHRHCEPAPIIVKDNPHHCKCIIDQIFTGCLQSDVVCQACNGVSTTIDPFWDISLDLTSAVGASGSDTPGPPTSLLDCLEKFTRAEHLGSSAKIKCSNCETYQESTKQLTMKQLPIVAIFHLKRFEHFILQDKIFKKKISTFISFPEQLDMTPFMSHKRNGNNNSALLDGLSKNGEDMSFSDNRYSLFAVINHEGSLETGHYTAFIRQQRDQWFKCNDHLITRAKLKDVLTSEGYLLFYHKQILEYG, encoded by the exons ATGAGCGACCATGGCTGCATAcacttgaataattttaaagcagCAAAAGGTATCCAGCCATACAAAGTGATACATTCATATTTTGTGACCAGCACATCAACTGAGGCGCGCATTAGGAAG gcTGTAAGCTGTTTGTGTCACACATGTAAAACTTATAAGGACCGCTTACATTCATGTCTTCATTGTATCTTTTTTGGTTGCTATGTGAAGGGTCATATACAGGAACATGCCAAAacaaagaaacattttttag CTGTTGATTTGTCTTATGGGAATATTTTGTGCTTCCAATGCGGTGATTACGTATACGATagagaattattaaatgtagCAAAAGTGCAATGGAGCGAATCGGCAAAATCTTTGAGCTTTGGGGAATTTTATCGTACGTGGGAACCTACACAGATAGAAGCAGAGTTGCTAAGGAAGCATCCGCGCCGAAGACGCGTCGTAGAAAATTCTACTATAG GTTTACGGGGACTGATCAATCTCGGAAATACGTGCTTTGTGAATTGCATTGTTCAGGCATTGATTCACACTCCACTGTTACGAGATTACTTTCTTGCTGACCGTCATCACTGCCCGCAACCAAGTCGTTGTTTAGTTTGCGAGGTATCTCATTTGTTCCAGGAATTTTATTCTGGTAACAAAGCTCCCCTGACACTTCACAAACTTCTCCACCTGATTTGGACTCACGTCAGACATTTAGCGGGTTATGAACAACAGGACGCCCACGAATTCTTTATTGCTACATTGGACGTTCTTCATCGACACTGCGAACCTGCGCCGATAATAGTTAAAGATAACCCTCATCACTGTAAATGTATAATCGATCAAATATTTACCGGGTGCCTTCAAAGCGATGTTGTTTGTCAAGCTTGcaa TGGAGTGTCTACCACGATAGATCCTTTTTGGGACATATCTCTAGATCTAACTTCGGCAGTTGGTGCCTCTGGCTCCGATACACCCGGGCCACCTACTTCCTTGCTAGATTGTCTGGAAAAATTTACCAGAGCCGAACATCTTGGTTCTAGTGCAAAGATCAAATGCAGCAACTGCGAGACTTATCAAGAAAGCACAAAGCAATTAACGATGAAACAATTGCCAATTGTAGCGATTTTTCACCTAAAGCGCTTTGAGCACTTCATACTCCaggataaaatttttaagaagaaaatttcTACATTCATCTCATTTCCGGAACAATTGGACATGACCCCATTCATGTCGCATAAACGTAATGGCAACAACAATAGTGCTTTGTTGGACGGCTTGTCAAAAAACGGAGAAGATATGAGCTTCAGTGACAATAG gtATTCATTATTTGCTGTAATAAATCACGAGGGTTCTTTAGAGACTGGACATTATACTGCTTTTATCAGGCAACAAAGAGATCAATGGTTCAAATGTAATGACCATTTGATTACGCGAGCCAAATTAAAAGATGTCTTAACTAGCGAAGG ATATCTCCTGTTTTATCACAAACAAATTTTGGAGTATGGttga
- the LOC139103802 gene encoding uro-adherence factor A — MKGSKTNALSPELEHGMILNLASPGEENFLPYQFKLPGTSKQYPRKNKFRLKYKINNWSFDTSRNNSLHSPNSSLDYNPCYTYNSSIRILSRSAKIMRALSSTHNSFRHENVGIRKLLNFDSTPSPKENSSYESSLIDPDTPLTALNSSLSDSTDSNVPTVESIDENQNQTPQNRKHVRINKANMEESPHGQSRTSYIMSLLEKERTDTNANHGRGLPSLCSFNQLDRSNGSCRVIIASTPRNLAQEFEQEVPSDRPHTPENIINVIPESISAIKKSHKKEKLYCHEEQSSTQRTDVLLKRDSSSTMIESSKIDVAGETNVTSESESQKKYKSIKRTLIYNVNNECLNTTSESDNGIQYETSIETDSLESGFEQIESDEMLNIESESHEKNMQIDENDKKNEGSSKEDVCAVSRLSLLEESSGICNVNVTNEKVLTSPESSSHSSQDAHKVVTPENHINMLKHVLTESIKKSHKKIKHGNRKKLFNRTDAHEEMELEKSAMSLDNVCNDDNQDIKNQTVDTTCSSSPCNLEFNRPNTPENVNSSRLLLHDFDSVKKSHKKDKRSKRTYSFAERYDREYQKKNNLLQRNEENNVSRISHRNESFGLQETPDASPKEKKKSRSMLYSSTPKMKNDFTSLGCNNIDEFKIYTPIKKPILLTVTNYLPTDELLLQEDESVQRRTTSKEIDYSRCITPIARFKELRKNEEIASKRDNTTGCKTDTSIPQVVDTANVEDKNGRSTPINMSTMELLYNKDSIKKSHKKDKHNHSKRPTSEKKRLYMQESEHHVNFVSNEKMLDECAALSLKHRADNCSTKVRCTLREKENVNNTKTIDYDDPQPSTSREADNIENTKNISISKFLNSTPPNSSSVMNLMKLRYTTSIKKSHKKERDMNAQTKYIFMDQEHELSDDGSIFDEEDKLNFMDINDNSTETKI, encoded by the exons ATGAAAGGCAGTAAAACTAATGCCTTAAGTCCAGAATTAGAACATGGCAtgattttaaatttggcaTCACCAGGAGAAGAGAATTTCCTAccatatcaatttaaattgccTGGTACATCAAAACAGTAtccaagaaaaaataaatttcgattaaaatataaaataaataattggtCTTTTGATACCAGCAGAAATAACTCTCTGCATTCTCCAAATTCAAGTTTGGACTATAATCCTTGTTACACATACAATTCATCAATTCGAATATTATCCAGATCAGCTAAAATAATGAGAGCACTTAGCTCTACTCATAATTCTTTTCGTCATGAGAATGTGggaataagaaaattattgaattttgaCTCAACTCCAAGTCCAAAGGAGAACAGTAGTTATGAAAGTTCTTTGATTGATCCTGACACACCTTTAACAGCATTAAATTCAAGTTTGAGTGATTCTACTGACAGTAATGTTCCAACTGTAGAATCTATTGATGAAAATCAAAATCAAACACCTCAAAATAGAAAGCATGTAAGGATTAATAAAGCTAATATGGAAGAAAGTCCACATGGACAGTCAAGAACATCCTATATAATGTCATTGCTTGAGAAGGAAAGAACAGATACAAATGCAAATCATGGAAGAGGTTTGCCTTCCCTTTGTTCATTCAATCAACTTGATAGATCAAATGGATCCTGCCGTGTTATAATTGCAAGTACACCCAGAAATTTAGCTCAGGAATTTGAACAAGAAGTACCAAGTGATAGGCCTCATACACCtgagaatataataaatgtaattccAGAAAGTATAAGTGCCATTAAGAAGAGTCATAAAAAG gaaaaattatattgtcaTGAAGAACAATCATCTACTCAACGTACggatgttttattaaaacgtgatTCATCAAGCACAATGATAGAATCTTCGAAAATAGATGTAGCTGGTGAAACTAATGTCACTTCAGAAAGTGAATCTCagaagaaatataaaagtattaaaagaacGCTTATTTATAATGTGAATAATGAATGCCTTAATACTACATCAGAATCCGATAACGGTATACAGTATGAAACATCAATAGAAACTGATTCGCTAGAAAGTGGATTTGAACAAATAGAAAGTGATGAAATGCTAAATATTGAATCTGAAAGTcatgaaaaaaatatgcaaatcgATGAAAACGACAAGAAGAATGAAGGTAGTTCCAAGGAGGATGTTTGCGCGGTAAGCCGGTTATCTTTGCTAGAGGAATCGTCAGGTATTTGTAATGTCAATGTGACAAATGAAAAAGTCTTAACATCTCCTGAATCTAGCTCACATAGTTCTCAAGACGCTCATAAAGTAGTTACACCTGAAAACCACATAAATATGTTAAAGCATGTATTGACAGAATCGATTAAGAAATCGCATAAGAAGATAAAACatggaaatagaaaaaagttatttaacagAACAGATGCTCATGAAGAAATGGAATTAGAAAAATCTGCAATGTCTTTGGATAACGTTTGCAACGATGATAatcaagatataaaaaatcaAACAGTTGATACGACTTGTAGCTCCAGCCCATGTAATCTCGAATTTAATCGACCGAATACGCCTGAAAATGTAAATTCAAGTAGACTCTTACTGCATGATTTTgattctgttaaaaaatcacATAAGAAAGACAAACGTAGCAAAAGAACTTATAGTTTTGCTGAACGCTACGATCGTgaatatcagaaaaaaaataatttattgcaaagAAACGAAGAGAATAACGTTAGTAGAATCTCACACAGAAATGAGTCTTTTGGATTGCAAGAAACTCCCGACGCGTCGCctaaggaaaaaaagaagtcaaGAAGTATGTTGTACAGTAGTACACCCAAGATGAAGAACGATTTCACATCTTTGGGATGCAACAATATAGACGAATTTAAGATTTATACTCCTATTAAAAAACCGATTCTGCTTACCGTAACAAATTATCTTCCCACAgatgaattattattacaagaaGATGAATCTGTACAACGTCGAACAACGTCGAAAGAAATTGATTATTCCAGGTGCATAACGCCAATTGCACGGTTTAAGGAATTGAGAAAAAATGAAGAGATCGCATCAAAACGCGATAACACCACAGGATGTAAGACTGATACAAGTATTCCACAGGTGGTGGATACTGCAAATGTGGAAGACAAGAATGGGAGATCAACTCCAATAAATATGTCAACGATGGAGCTGCTTTATAACAAagattctattaaaaaatcacaTAAAAAAGATAAGCACAATCACAGCAAGAGACCAACTTCGGAGAAGAAACGATTGTACATGCAAGAGAGCGAACATCACGTTAATTTTGTAAGTAATGAAAAGATGTTGGATGAATGTGCAGCTTTATCCTTGAAGCATCGTGCTGACAATTGTAGCACTAAAGTACGTTGTACTTtgcgtgaaaaagaaaatgttaacaATACTAAAACAATCGATTATGACGATCCTCAACCATCCACGAGTCGAGAAGCAGATAATATcgaaaatacgaaaaatatctCAATTTCCAAGTTTCTGAACTCTACACCTCCGAATAGTTCGAGCGTGATGAATTTAATGAAACTGCGGTATACGACttccattaaaaaatctcACAAAAAAGAACGGGACATGAATGCACAAACCAAGTACATCTTTATGGACCAGGAACACGAATTGTCTGATGATGGATCGATATTTGACGAAGAGGATAAACTGAATTTTATGGATATAAACGATAATAGCACCGAGACGAAAATATAA